A stretch of the Lolium perenne isolate Kyuss_39 chromosome 3, Kyuss_2.0, whole genome shotgun sequence genome encodes the following:
- the LOC127341314 gene encoding lectin produces the protein MGAAPSHQEQEASSASSRNGVGRAAVPTMAPSVSTTSDTANQAQSKRAPPPHMFREIVAGEKVTDVAALEDQASTGVLLLAAKTKKYWVDARTRHNCFMLLPRGLHITWSEDPKYWTWKPLKEGSDAEAETEAAALQNVCWLEIIGKLELSHLTPGVTYEVVFEVMLTDPAYGWSTPVNLRLKLPDGTVQQHKENLMAKPRGEWLQLKVGEVKPQKGQNGEAEVSMFEYEGGQWKRGLLIKGIKIVPKE, from the exons ATGGGTGCGGCACCGTCACACCAGGAGCAGGAGGCGTCCTCCGCCTCGTCGCGCAACGGGGTCGGCCGCGCCGCCGTGCCGACGATGGCACCCAGCGTTTCTACCACCTCTGATACCGCGAACCAGGCCCAGTCCAAAAGAGCACCGCCGCCTCACATGTTCCGGGAGATCGTCGCCGGGGAGAAGGTCACTGATGTGGCTGCACTGGAAGATCAGGCCTCCACGGGGGTCCTCTTGTTGGCCGCGAAAACAAAG AAGTACTGGGTGGATGCTAGGACTAGGCACAACTGCTTCATGCTGCTCCCCAGAGGCCTGCACATCACCTGGAGCGAGGACCCGAAGTACTGGACCTGGAAACCCCTGAAAGAAGGAAG TGACGCCGAAGCCGAAaccgaggcggcggcgctgcagAACGTGTGCTGGCTGGAGATCATTGGGAAGCTGGAGCTGTCCCACCTCACACCAGGAGTCACCTACGAGGTTGTCTTCGAGGTGATGCTCACCGATCCGGCCTACGGATGGTCTACGCCGGTGAACCTCCGGCTGAAGCTCCCCGACGGGACGGTTCAGCAGCACAAGGAGAACCTGATGGCCAAGCCTAGAGGGGAGTGGCTGCAGCTCAAGGTTGGGGAGGTCAAGCCGCAGAAGGGGCAGAATGGAGAAGCCGAGGTCTCCATGTTTGAGTACGAGGGTGGGCAGTGGAAGAGGGGGCTCCTCATCAAGGGCATCAAGATCGTCCCAAAAGAATGA
- the LOC127341313 gene encoding NF-X1-type zinc finger protein NFXL2 codes for MPSSYAAAAAAASSSRKPVRTTTAAPTAPTPAPRPAPAPSPPNPSPVSDSDPSSYSSSGDETDLSACDPATKSILSSYLSAAGNGADLSKVGIFLNSAARRRSPPCLICLDPIRPSDPVWSCSASCFALLHLHCIQSWAHQSATAAPSPTWGCPKCRVAYPKSQTPTSYHCFCSKTVDPPADPWILPHSCGDVCGRPLNSNADSGCEHTCLLLCHPGPCPPCPAVVPNARCFCGAHREPRRCAHQRYSCAGKCNRRLSCELHRCPVECHDGPCPPCAVMGDHKCECGETMLKRLCSERVFQCKSECGGMLECGKHMCERGCHGGKCGECPLRGRRTCPCGKKDYPKLECDVEAATCGSTCEKVLGCGRHKCPERCHRGPCDVICRLVIKKSCRCGGLKKELPCHQDLTCERKCQRLRACGRHACKRRCCVGDCPPCAETCDRRLRCGNHKCLSPCHSGACSPCPLMKTISCFCGKTYFEVPCGTEKNQKPPKCSKRCNIDRLCRHKLDCRPHKCHYGACPPCKLICGEEFSCGHKCKERCHGSIPPPNPEYTLKPMKKKMEKHIECTPGTPCPPCQEIVLVPCFGQHLSQERAMPCSRSRQFPCQNLCGNILHCGNHYCTKTCHVLEVPSNQPKADTILSFSRENTFAEPCERCNLRCQVVRDPPCSHPCPLPCHLSDCPPCKVLVKRSCHCGAMVHAFECVHYNNLKAKEQVKARACGGPCHRKLSNCPHLCSEICHPGQCPSVDQCMKKVNVRCACSTLKKEWVCQDVLKEYRRSGRDPKEVPKGQFGVGLIPCGGDCAKKVKVSDPELHLRKVQEIKNPAAEAANVPKRRKKRDRGVQEPVGVSTWQKIKRYLLIFLAVLIAIAVLYVLGKVVYQVSDWMNEMEAQKARQRLLRAGRL; via the exons ATGCCGTcctcctacgccgccgccgccgccgctgcgtccTCCTCGCGGAAACCAGTTCGCACGACCACTGCAGCTCCCACCGCCCCTACACCAGCACCCCGACCTGCACCAGCGCCCTCGCCGCCCAACCCTAGCCCCGTCTCCGACTCCGACCCCTCGTCCTACTCCTCCTCCGGGGACGAGACCGATCTCTCCGCCTGCGACCCGGCCACTAAATCCATCCTCTCCAGCTACCTCTCCGCGGCCGGAAATGGCGCCGACCTCTCCAAGGTCGGCATCTTCCTCAACTCCGCCGCGCGCCGCAGATCACCGCCGTGCCTGATCTGCTTGGACCCCATCCGCCCCTCCGACCCCGTCTGGTCCTGCTCCGCGTCGTGCTTTGCGCTCCTCCACCTCCACTGCATCCAGTCATGGGCGCACCAGTCAGCCACCGCCGCCCCCTCCCCCACCTGGGGCTGCCCCAAGTGCCGCGTCGCCTACCCCAAATCCCAGACCCCCACCTCCTACCACTGCTTCTGCTCCAAGACGGTAGACCCACCCGCGGATCCCTGGATCCTCCCCCACTCCTGCGGCGACGTCTGTGGCCGCCCTCTCAATTCAAATGCAGACTCCGGCTGCGAGCACACCTGCCTCCTGCTTTGCCACCCCGGGCCTTGCCCGCCGTGCCCGGCAGTTGTCCCGAATGCTCGCTGCTTTTGTGGAGCGCACCGGGAGCCCCGGCGCTGCGCACATCAGCGTTATTCTTGCGCGGGCAAATGTAACAGACGCCTCAGCTGTGAACTCCACCGGTGTCCGGTGGAGTGCCATGATGGGCCCTGCCCACCGTGTGCGGTGATGGGGGATCACAAATGCGAATGTGGAGAGACAATGCTGAAGAGATTGTGCTCCGAAAGGGTCTTCCAATGCAAGAGTGAGTGTGGTGGGATGCTGGAGTGTGGGAAGCATATGTgtgagagaggatgccatggtggAAAGTGCGGGGAATGTCCGCTACGTGGACGAAGAACATGCCCTTGTGGCAAGAAGGACTATCCAAAGTTAGAGTGTGATGTGGAGGCTGCCACATGTGGATCGACTTGTGAGAAGGTGCTTGGGTGTGGAAGGCACAAGTGCCCCGAGCGCTGCCATCGTGGCCCGTGTGACGTGATCTGCCGTCTTGTCATAAAAAAGTCCTGCCGCTGTGGGGGTCTGAAGAAGGAG CTTCCTTGCCACCAAGACTTGACCTGCGAAAGGAAATGTCAGCGTTTACGTGCCTGTGGACGCCATGCTTGTAAGCGACGTTGTTGTGTTGGGGATTGCCCACCCTGCGCGGAG ACTTGTGATCGGAGGCTCAGATGTGGCAACCATAAATGTCTCTCTCCATGCCACAG CGGTGCTTGTTCACCCtgtcctttgatgaagaccaTCTCATGCTTCTGTGGGAAAACATACTTTGAG GTTCCTTGTGGGACCGAGAAGAACCAGAAACCTCCCAAATGCTCGAAAAGATGCAATATAGATCGCCTATGCAGACACAAGCTTGACTGCCGG CCCCATAAATGCCACTATGGAGCATGTCCACCATGCAAACTGATCTGCGGGGAAGAATTTTCTTGTGGCCACAAGTGTAAAGAAAG GTGCCATGGCTCTATTCCTCCACCGAACCCCGAGTACACACTTAAACCAATGAAGAAGAAAATGGAAAAGCATATAGAATGCACACCTGGAACACCATGCCCACCATGCCAGGAAATTGTTTTGGTGCCATGTTTTGGGCAACATCTAAGCCAAGAACGTGCA ATGCCTTGTTCCAGAAGCAGGCAATTTCCCTGTCAGAATTTATGTGGAAACATTCTCCACTGTGGCAACCATTATTGCACAAAGACTTGCCATGTGTTAGAGGTCCCATCAAATCAGCCTAAAGCTGATACCATATTATCTTTCAGTAGGGAGAACACATTTGCTGAGCCTTGTGAAAGATGCAATCTTCGTTGTCAAGTG GTCAGGGATCCTCCTTGCTCACATCCTTGCCCTTTGCCATGTCATCTAAGTGATTGTCCACCTTGCAAAGTCCTTGTTAAAAGATCATGCCATTGTGGTGCTATGGTACACGCTTTCGAGTGTGTGCACTATAACAACCTAAAGGCCAAGGAACAAGTGAAAGCAAGGGCCTGTGGTGGCCCATGCCATAG GAAATTATCAAATTGTCCCCATCTGTGCTCAGAAATATGTCACCCTGGTCAATGCCCGTCAGTTGATCAGTGCATGAAAAAG GTCAATGTACGTTGTGCATGTAGCACCCTGAAAAAGGAGTGGGTATGTCAAGATGTTCTCAAGGAGTACCGTAGGTCAGGCCGTGATCCAAAAGAAGTACCCAAAGGTCAGTTTGGAGTTGGCCTGATTCCATGTGGTGGAGATTGCGCGAAAAAGGTCAAAGTTTCAGATCCAGAGCTGCATCTCCGGAAAGTCCAGGAGATTAAG AACCCTGCTGCAGAAGCTGCAAACGTGCCCAAACGCAGGAAGAAGCGCGACCGTGGAGTACAGGAACCTGTCGGGGTTTCGACATGGCAG AAAATCAAGCGGTATCTCCTGATATTTCTGGCAGTGCTGATTGCTATAGCTGTACTGTACGTGTTGGGAAAAGTGGTTTACCAGGTTTCAGACTGGATGAATGAAATGGAAGCGCAGAAGGCCAGGCAAAGGCTTCTAAGGGCTGGAAGGCTGTAG
- the LOC127338177 gene encoding xyloglucan galactosyltransferase KATAMARI1 homolog, whose protein sequence is MEVQYPKFLLYGLLILGSWLISCFLHFQFLHIYLLSANPNSGATLDVVLPLSVPIALNASFLPLAPSPVGADRDGALPPATAPSSASCEGRYVHMLDVSSRFDVLSACVEGSPAFQDEGSMCSLMVNAGMGPELPPATGNGSDGDTGIIPNTGWYNTNQYALEVIVHNRMRLYECLTDDPAAATAVYVPYYPGLELQQHLCDRNFTVRNGLSSEFLGWLSSRPQWAAFGGRDHFMVAAKTNWMFRQSAAVKCGNDFLDHPESGNMTVLTYESNAWEPLDFAVPYPSYFHPTSAGEVAGWQERARAAERPWLFTFAGAPRANGMLVIRDRIIDSCTSSSRCRLVDCSHDKTCKSPRRVVSAFGASRFCLQPNGDSYMRRSSVDSVMAGCIPVFFHEASTFKKQYRWHHPDPDSSDGEERRYWVLIDPDELLEEKVDIEEVLARYTDEEVAAMREEVIKMIPRFLYEDPRVRFKGDMRDAFDVSFDEVMGRMRRIKNGQDLG, encoded by the exons ATGGAAGTTCAGTACCCCAAGTTCCTCCTCTACGGCCTCCTCATCCTGGGGTCATGGCTCATCTCCTGCTTTCTCCACTTCCAATTCCTCCACATCTACCTCTTGTCTGCTAACCCCAACTCAGGAGCGACGCTCGACGTCGTCCTCCCGCTCTCAGTTCCCATCGCGCTCAATGCCAGCTTCCTTCCACTAGCTCCCTCTCCCGTCGGGGCCGATCGGGATGGCGCGCtgcccccggcaacggcaccgtcCTCAGCGTCGTGCGAGGGCAGATACGTGCACATGCTAGATGTGTCTTCCCGGTTCGATGTTCTCAGCGCCTGCGTCGAGGGCTCGCCTGCATTTCAGGACGAGGGCAGCATGTGCTCCCTGATGGTCAATGCCGGCATGGGCCCCGAGCTCCCTCCCGCCACAGGCAACGGCAGTGATGGTGACACCGGCATCATCCCCAACACCGGATG GTACAACACGAACCAATACGCCCTGGAGGTGATCGTACACAACCGGATGCGCCTCTACGAGTGCCTCACCGACGACCCAGCGGCAGCCACGGCGGTGTACGTGCCCTACTACCCAGGGCTGGAGCTCCAGCAGCACCTGTGCGACCGCAATTTTACGGTGCGCAACGGTCTCTCCTCCGAGTTCCTAGGGTGGCTGTCGTCGCGGCCGCAGTGGGCGGCCTTCGGGGGCCGTGACCACTTCATGGTAGCCGCCAAGACCAACTGGATGTTCCGGCAGAGCGCCGCCGTGAAGTGCGGCAATGACTTCCTTGATCACCCTGAGTCCGGCAACATGACGGTGCTGACCTACGAGTCCAACGCCTGGGAGCCGCTGGACTTCGCGGTGCCGTACCCGAGCTACTTCCACCCGACGTCGGCCGGCGAGGTGGCCGGGTGGCAGGAGCGCGCCCGCGCCGCGGAGCGGCCGTGGCTCTTCACATTCGCCGGCGCGCCACGTGCCAACGGGATGCTGGTTATCCGCGACCGTATCATTGACTCGTGCACGTCATCGAGCCGGTGCCGGCTTGTCGACTGCAGCCACGACAAAACCTGCAAGTCGCCGCGGAGGGTTGTCTCCGCATTCGGCGCCTCCCGCTTCTGCCTGCAGCCGAACGGCGACTCCTACATGCGCCGCTCCTCGGTCGACTCCGTCATGGCTGGATGCATCCCCGTCTTCTTCCACGAGGCGTCCACCTTTAAGAAGCAGTACCGGTGGCACCATCCGGACCCGGACAGTAGCGATGGCGAGGAGCGACGGTACTGGGTGCTCATCGACCCGGACGAGCTCCTCGAAGAGAAGGTGGACATCGAGGAGGTGCTAGCAAGGTATACCGATGAGGAGGTGGCCGCCATGAGGGAGGAGGTCATCaagatgatcccaaggttcttgtACGAGGACCCCAGGGTGAGGTTCAAGGGAGACATGAGGGATGCGTTTGACGTTTCCTTTGATGAGGTGATGGGGAGGATGAGGAGGATCAAGAACGGCCAGGATTTGGGATAG